From Halotia branconii CENA392, the proteins below share one genomic window:
- a CDS encoding LmeA family phospholipid-binding protein: MFGGLTGLTDSKGTDWGEKMLNTVASQTIRHLFTQSESVEVLVRCHPSSKLLQGSIDSFKMNGSGLVIRRDFAVEEMSFETDAVAIDFGAVLGGKLNLKQPTQAIAQVILSETGINQAFKAELVKKRLVNLSVPALTALSGGQPVSFTDVQVQLLPGNRLHLAAKADLNNGELIPLSMTLTVAVERRRRISFKDPKIELDAVPEAQREISQTLSMALAEILDNMVDLDRFDLDGVKMRLNRLETEGKKLIFSGYAEIERIPHSS, translated from the coding sequence ATGTTCGGCGGACTTACTGGTTTAACAGATTCAAAAGGCACAGACTGGGGGGAGAAGATGCTCAACACAGTCGCTAGCCAAACGATTCGCCACCTGTTTACCCAAAGCGAGTCAGTAGAAGTCTTAGTGCGCTGCCATCCCTCCAGCAAGCTCTTGCAAGGCAGTATTGATAGCTTCAAAATGAATGGTAGCGGCTTGGTCATCCGTAGAGATTTCGCGGTAGAGGAGATGTCGTTTGAAACTGATGCGGTTGCGATTGATTTTGGTGCAGTATTGGGGGGGAAATTAAATCTCAAACAACCCACTCAGGCGATCGCTCAAGTAATTTTGTCAGAAACAGGCATTAATCAAGCCTTCAAAGCCGAATTGGTGAAAAAGCGCTTGGTCAATCTCTCTGTACCTGCTTTGACAGCATTATCTGGTGGTCAACCAGTCTCATTTACAGATGTTCAGGTACAACTGTTACCTGGAAATCGCTTGCATCTGGCAGCAAAGGCAGATTTAAACAATGGTGAACTCATACCGCTGAGTATGACATTAACCGTAGCCGTTGAACGGCGGCGACGTATTTCTTTTAAAGACCCTAAAATCGAACTTGACGCTGTACCAGAAGCGCAACGAGAAATATCTCAAACTTTGAGCATGGCATTGGCAGAAATTTTAGATAATATGGTTGACTTAGATCGTTTTGACTTGGATGGAGTAAAAATGCGACTCAATCGCTTAGAAACTGAGGGTAAAAAGTTAATTTTCAGTGGATATGCGGAGATTGAGCGTATTCCACATAGCTCTTAA
- a CDS encoding amidohydrolase yields MNFTIQNVLIATHDDYATVDVQVVDSKIAAIAPKLDVIGAVFNGSNKLLLPGFFNAHTHSSEMWQRGIMSAFPLELWLAELYDFAPLDLEKVYLSALGTAVETLLSGGTSVVDHLVLIPGQELETIATANRAYQEVGIRTFIAPLIQDESLAAGMPSGESPQNHEPYFRSTSATLEIIEEAVKKFHHPDAGISILVAPTGIQLCTDALFTGCIELSDRYDLCRHSHLLETKAQEKLAQEKYGCTAVEHLNQIGYLSDRTSLAHCVWLSDRDIKILAETQSTVVHNPLSNLRLGSGIAPILKYRQAGVNVTFGCDGASSNDSQDLLEAIKIGSILHNVTDLDYQHWITPRQSVEMAALGGAKGLNVADKLGSLTVGKQADLVLYDLTNLSLLPRTDPIGLLVLGRPTNIVDSVWINGQQIVANSKVTTINVDELRQELFKHSQWETKRKSSTVAQIETHYRTVMDLPDSK; encoded by the coding sequence GTGAACTTCACTATCCAGAATGTTTTGATTGCCACCCATGACGATTATGCAACCGTAGATGTGCAGGTTGTGGATAGTAAAATTGCCGCGATCGCTCCCAAACTAGATGTTATTGGTGCTGTCTTTAATGGTAGCAATAAGCTATTACTGCCTGGATTCTTTAATGCTCACACCCACTCATCAGAAATGTGGCAACGGGGAATTATGTCAGCCTTTCCTTTAGAATTATGGCTAGCGGAATTATATGACTTTGCCCCTCTGGATTTAGAAAAAGTTTATCTCAGTGCTTTAGGAACAGCAGTAGAAACTTTATTATCCGGCGGTACGAGTGTAGTAGATCATTTAGTGTTAATTCCTGGACAAGAGCTAGAAACGATCGCCACTGCAAATCGCGCTTATCAAGAAGTAGGAATCAGGACTTTTATTGCTCCTTTAATTCAAGATGAATCTCTTGCCGCCGGGATGCCTTCTGGAGAATCGCCACAAAATCACGAGCCTTATTTTCGCTCAACTTCGGCAACATTAGAAATCATCGAAGAAGCGGTGAAAAAGTTTCATCATCCAGATGCAGGTATTAGTATTTTGGTTGCACCAACAGGAATACAATTGTGTACTGATGCCTTGTTTACAGGATGTATTGAATTAAGCGATCGCTACGATCTTTGTCGTCATTCTCATTTACTCGAAACCAAAGCTCAAGAAAAACTTGCCCAAGAAAAATACGGTTGTACTGCGGTTGAACATTTAAACCAAATTGGTTATTTGAGCGATCGCACTTCTTTAGCTCATTGTGTTTGGTTAAGCGATCGTGATATTAAGATTCTTGCAGAAACTCAATCTACAGTTGTGCATAATCCCTTAAGTAACCTACGTTTAGGCAGCGGTATTGCCCCCATTTTAAAATATCGCCAAGCTGGGGTAAACGTAACTTTTGGTTGTGATGGTGCTTCTAGTAATGACTCCCAAGATTTATTAGAAGCGATCAAAATTGGTTCTATTTTACATAATGTTACAGACTTAGATTATCAACACTGGATTACGCCTCGACAATCAGTGGAAATGGCAGCTTTAGGAGGTGCAAAAGGATTAAATGTGGCAGACAAACTTGGTTCTTTAACTGTCGGCAAACAAGCTGACTTAGTGCTTTATGATCTTACTAATTTATCATTACTACCCCGTACAGATCCTATTGGTTTATTAGTTTTAGGTCGTCCCACAAACATTGTCGATAGTGTTTGGATAAATGGTCAACAAATTGTTGCTAATAGTAAAGTAACAACAATTAATGTTGATGAATTACGTCAAGAACTCTTTAAACATAGTCAATGGGAAACAAAACGCAAGTCTTCAACCGTCGCCCAAATTGAAACTCATTACCGCACCGTCATGGATTTACCAGACAGCAAATGA
- a CDS encoding cysteine hydrolase family protein, which produces MNLPFRTLGVAPNAWTVNQAIADITRPQKTPQSAILSTETKTLRLDLAKAAILVIDMQNDFCHHDGWLAHIGVDVTPARQPIEPLNNLLPKLREAGVAVIWVNWGNRPDLLNISAASRHVYNPTGEGIGLGDPLPVNSARVLMAGSWAAAVIDELEQLPEDIRVDKYRMSGFWDTPLDSILRNLGRTTLFFAGVNADQCVMTTLCDAHFLGYDCILVKDCSATTSPDYCWLATLYNIKQCFGFVTDSQAILTTLNNPESTGGDQ; this is translated from the coding sequence ATGAATCTGCCATTTCGGACATTGGGAGTTGCACCAAATGCGTGGACTGTGAATCAGGCGATCGCAGATATCACTCGTCCTCAAAAGACCCCACAATCCGCTATTTTATCAACAGAAACCAAAACCCTGCGCTTAGACTTGGCAAAAGCCGCCATCCTCGTCATAGATATGCAAAACGACTTCTGTCACCACGATGGCTGGCTAGCGCATATCGGCGTAGATGTAACTCCAGCCCGTCAACCTATTGAACCTTTAAATAATTTACTGCCAAAATTGCGTGAGGCTGGTGTGGCAGTTATTTGGGTAAATTGGGGCAATCGTCCTGATTTATTAAATATTAGCGCCGCTTCTCGTCACGTCTACAACCCTACAGGCGAAGGCATAGGATTAGGCGATCCATTACCTGTCAATAGTGCTAGAGTACTTATGGCAGGTAGTTGGGCAGCAGCAGTGATAGACGAACTAGAACAGCTACCAGAAGATATTCGTGTGGATAAATACCGCATGAGTGGCTTTTGGGATACGCCTCTAGATAGTATCCTGCGGAACCTAGGAAGAACGACACTATTTTTCGCGGGTGTTAATGCCGATCAATGTGTAATGACTACCTTATGTGATGCTCATTTTTTAGGATATGACTGCATTTTAGTTAAAGACTGTAGTGCTACAACATCTCCCGACTATTGTTGGTTGGCGACGTTGTACAACATTAAACAATGTTTTGGTTTTGTCACTGATTCCCAAGCGATTTTAACAACGCTGAATAATCCTGAATCCACAGGAGGAGATCAATAA
- a CDS encoding cupin domain-containing protein, producing MHASSCVIPIIKSPKDYQVYRISPDDSNRLAIIFDTASANTSLTCCIEIFDVGGQTPPNRHQWAVEMFFVLKGEGVAICDGKNVRIQAGDSLLVPPTGTHLIKNTGANRLYTLTVMVPNEDFAELIRSGIPVELDAEDMAVLGRLDALMPC from the coding sequence ATGCACGCTAGTAGTTGTGTAATTCCCATTATCAAATCTCCCAAAGATTATCAAGTATACCGCATTAGTCCTGATGACTCTAATCGGTTAGCAATTATTTTTGATACGGCAAGTGCGAATACTTCTTTAACTTGTTGCATAGAAATTTTTGATGTTGGTGGACAAACACCACCAAATCGTCATCAATGGGCGGTAGAAATGTTTTTTGTTCTCAAAGGAGAAGGAGTAGCAATTTGTGATGGTAAAAATGTCCGCATCCAAGCCGGAGATAGTTTATTAGTACCACCTACAGGCACTCATTTAATTAAAAATACAGGTGCTAATCGCTTATATACATTAACTGTGATGGTTCCCAACGAAGATTTTGCAGAATTAATTCGCAGTGGGATTCCTGTAGAGTTAGATGCAGAAGATATGGCAGTTTTGGGAAGATTAGATGCTTTAATGCCTTGTTAG
- a CDS encoding UDP-glucuronic acid decarboxylase family protein — MRILVTGGAGFIGSHLIDRLIPAGHEVICLDNFYTGNKDNILKWMNHPYFELIRHDITEPIRLEVDQIYHLACPASPVHYQYNPVKTVKTNVMGTLNMLGLAKRVKARFFLASTSEVYGDPEVHPQVEEYRGSVNPIGIRSCYDEGKRIAETLAFDYYRQNKVDIRVVRIFNTYGPRMLENDGRVVSNFIVQALRGIPLTVYGDGSQTRSFCYVSDLVEGFIRLMNSDYVGPVNLGNPGEYTILELAQAVQNMVNPDAEIKFEPLPSDDPRRRQPDITKAKTLLNWEPTVPLQEGLKLTIEDFRDRIKSDVKDLAS, encoded by the coding sequence ATGAGAATTTTGGTGACGGGCGGTGCTGGGTTTATTGGTTCCCATCTCATTGACCGATTAATACCAGCAGGGCATGAAGTTATTTGCTTAGATAATTTCTATACAGGTAACAAAGACAATATCCTCAAATGGATGAATCATCCTTACTTTGAGTTGATCCGCCACGACATTACTGAGCCAATTAGATTAGAAGTAGATCAAATTTATCATCTAGCTTGTCCAGCTTCTCCAGTACATTACCAGTACAACCCAGTGAAAACCGTTAAAACTAACGTGATGGGAACGCTGAATATGTTGGGGTTGGCGAAACGTGTTAAGGCTCGGTTCTTCTTAGCGTCAACCAGTGAAGTGTATGGTGATCCTGAAGTACATCCCCAAGTTGAAGAGTATAGGGGTAGCGTTAATCCCATTGGTATACGTTCATGTTATGACGAAGGCAAAAGAATCGCTGAGACTTTAGCATTTGATTACTACAGGCAAAATAAAGTTGATATTCGGGTGGTTCGCATCTTTAACACCTACGGCCCACGGATGTTAGAAAACGATGGTCGGGTAGTGAGCAACTTTATAGTGCAAGCTTTGCGTGGTATTCCCTTAACTGTGTATGGTGATGGTTCGCAAACTCGTAGTTTTTGCTACGTTTCCGACTTGGTAGAAGGATTTATCCGCCTGATGAATAGCGATTATGTTGGCCCAGTAAATCTGGGAAATCCAGGTGAATACACAATCTTAGAATTAGCGCAAGCTGTGCAGAATATGGTGAACCCAGATGCAGAGATTAAGTTTGAACCCCTACCTTCTGATGATCCCCGTCGTCGCCAGCCTGATATTACAAAAGCTAAAACCTTGTTAAATTGGGAACCTACCGTTCCGCTACAAGAAGGGTTAAAACTAACAATAGAAGATTTCCGCGATCGCATCAAAAGCGATGTCAAAGATTTAGCCTCTTGA
- a CDS encoding flavin-dependent dehydrogenase codes for MKEILYLEVPISDIAAVCSWLQTDFEPGNGEKVLTPDGFRLKIPAETTTADTAISEKLPTEISVFVWSVQRTTYLKVFRWADKPFPQEREILQRLIAEIRKRFPHQYPELPQIDAQQSIFEALAPHYPLTVKYFQRMPKGEYDLKRAYWWEQRWREGVRNPQEPRQVIFKENKVTKSPDVQYDLIYIGGALGVIHAAVMAKLGYKVLLIERLPFGRMNREWNISRDEIQSLINLGLVTSAELETIIAKEYKDGFNKFFDGNNPPKLRSPVLHTPTVLNVALDSEKWLQMCGQKLQAAGGQIWDETEFIRADIDISQVVVKVKHLTTQNEQQVSGRLLVDAMGTASPIAWQLNGGRAFDSVCPTVGAVVAKGFEPGVWDSQYGDVLYSHGDISRGRQLIWELFPGEGEELTIYLFHYHEVNRENPGSLLEMYEDFFTILPEYRRCDLDKLVWKKPTFGYIPGHFSVGSSDRTVAFDRLIAIGDAASLQSPLVFTGFGSLVRNLDRLTTLLDTALKHNLLSVRHLNRIRAYQSNVSVTWLFSKGMMVPTGKFLPPQRINSMLNTFFGLLADEPPEVADNFIKDRCDWFTFNRLALKAARKNPALLLWIWQLAGFKDLVRWVGNYFNFGIHTLVSTLLSTWFPRFLVRIKPWLEPRYPALWLRLLVIRYAIATGKPRSPNQVTTVKPEAIILN; via the coding sequence ATGAAAGAAATACTCTATCTAGAAGTTCCGATTTCGGACATAGCAGCTGTATGTAGTTGGTTACAAACAGATTTTGAGCCAGGAAACGGGGAAAAGGTGCTTACACCAGATGGCTTTCGTCTGAAAATACCTGCTGAAACTACAACTGCTGACACGGCTATTTCCGAAAAATTACCGACTGAAATTTCTGTATTTGTTTGGTCAGTACAGCGCACTACTTATTTAAAAGTGTTCCGTTGGGCAGATAAACCCTTTCCTCAAGAGAGGGAAATTTTGCAACGCTTAATTGCTGAAATTAGAAAGCGTTTTCCCCATCAATACCCTGAACTCCCACAGATTGATGCTCAGCAATCAATTTTTGAGGCACTAGCGCCCCATTATCCTTTGACTGTCAAGTATTTTCAGCGAATGCCCAAGGGGGAATATGACTTGAAGCGTGCCTATTGGTGGGAGCAAAGATGGCGTGAAGGAGTACGTAATCCGCAAGAGCCAAGGCAGGTGATTTTTAAAGAGAATAAGGTAACAAAAAGTCCTGATGTCCAATACGACTTAATTTATATCGGTGGTGCATTAGGGGTAATTCATGCGGCAGTGATGGCCAAACTAGGATATAAAGTCCTACTTATAGAGCGTTTACCCTTTGGACGGATGAATCGGGAATGGAATATTTCCCGTGATGAAATTCAAAGTTTAATAAATCTAGGTTTGGTGACATCCGCTGAGTTAGAAACCATAATTGCTAAGGAATATAAAGACGGATTCAATAAATTTTTTGACGGTAATAATCCCCCAAAATTGCGATCGCCTGTCTTACACACCCCTACCGTATTAAATGTAGCCTTAGATTCAGAAAAATGGCTGCAAATGTGCGGGCAGAAGCTTCAAGCAGCAGGTGGCCAAATTTGGGATGAGACCGAGTTTATTCGTGCGGATATTGATATATCACAAGTTGTAGTTAAAGTCAAGCATTTAACAACTCAAAATGAGCAGCAAGTGAGTGGGCGGCTGTTGGTTGATGCGATGGGAACTGCTTCTCCTATTGCTTGGCAATTAAATGGCGGTCGTGCTTTTGATAGTGTATGTCCAACAGTAGGGGCAGTAGTTGCGAAGGGATTTGAGCCGGGAGTTTGGGATTCCCAGTATGGAGATGTGCTGTACAGCCACGGAGATATTTCTCGCGGCAGACAATTGATTTGGGAATTATTTCCCGGAGAAGGTGAAGAACTAACGATTTATTTATTTCACTACCACGAAGTCAATCGAGAAAATCCCGGCTCATTATTAGAGATGTACGAGGACTTTTTTACGATTTTGCCAGAGTATCGGCGTTGCGACTTAGACAAGTTGGTGTGGAAAAAACCGACATTTGGTTATATACCAGGACATTTTAGTGTCGGGAGTAGCGATCGCACTGTTGCCTTTGATAGATTGATTGCGATCGGTGATGCTGCATCTCTCCAATCACCCTTGGTTTTCACGGGTTTTGGTTCACTGGTACGCAATTTAGATCGTTTAACCACACTGCTAGATACAGCCCTCAAACACAATTTATTGAGTGTCCGCCACTTGAACCGCATTCGGGCTTACCAAAGCAATGTTTCGGTAACTTGGCTATTTTCTAAAGGCATGATGGTTCCGACTGGCAAGTTTTTACCGCCCCAGCGGATTAACTCGATGCTAAATACCTTTTTTGGATTATTAGCAGACGAACCGCCAGAAGTTGCAGATAACTTTATTAAAGATCGCTGTGATTGGTTCACCTTTAATCGCCTCGCACTCAAAGCAGCTCGTAAAAATCCTGCTTTATTGTTATGGATTTGGCAACTAGCTGGATTTAAAGATTTAGTACGCTGGGTAGGGAATTATTTCAACTTTGGTATTCATACCTTAGTCAGCACTTTATTGAGTACATGGTTTCCGCGCTTTTTGGTGCGAATCAAACCTTGGTTAGAACCCCGTTATCCAGCATTGTGGTTGCGGCTATTAGTGATTCGTTATGCGATCGCTACTGGTAAACCGCGATCGCCAAATCAGGTAACAACAGTCAAACCAGAAGCAATAATTCTCAATTAA
- a CDS encoding PHP domain-containing protein, protein MVVNLARTSASTELLKQVFQKIDAQSCPKTFNFHMHTIHSDGRLQPSALIEQAIAIGLQGLAITDHHCIDGYKAAQIYLEDWQWNHPAAKTPHLWSGTEINANLLDNEVHILAYAFELDNSSIKPYLQKKATTGHAYQASNVIAAIHDAGGLAVLAHPARYKRSHFDLIPAAAEKGIDGVESFYAYNNPNPWRPTALESKQVQKLAGEYGLFNTCGTDTHGLNLLQRL, encoded by the coding sequence ATGGTTGTAAATTTAGCTCGAACATCTGCTTCCACCGAACTACTAAAGCAAGTATTTCAAAAAATTGATGCTCAAAGTTGTCCCAAGACATTTAACTTTCACATGCACACTATCCACTCAGATGGTAGGTTACAGCCAAGTGCATTGATAGAACAAGCGATCGCCATCGGTCTGCAAGGATTAGCCATCACCGACCACCACTGTATTGACGGATATAAAGCAGCACAAATTTATTTAGAAGATTGGCAGTGGAACCATCCTGCTGCTAAAACTCCACATCTATGGAGTGGGACAGAAATTAATGCTAATCTCTTGGATAATGAAGTTCACATTTTGGCTTACGCTTTTGAGCTAGATAACTCTAGTATTAAACCTTATTTACAAAAAAAGGCTACTACAGGCCACGCATATCAAGCAAGTAATGTAATTGCTGCGATTCATGATGCTGGGGGATTAGCAGTCTTAGCTCATCCAGCTCGTTACAAGCGATCGCATTTCGACTTAATTCCAGCTGCGGCTGAAAAGGGAATTGACGGTGTAGAAAGTTTTTACGCTTACAATAACCCCAATCCCTGGAGACCAACAGCCTTGGAATCAAAACAGGTACAAAAACTGGCTGGTGAATATGGTCTTTTCAATACCTGTGGTACTGATACTCACGGTTTAAATTTACTTCAACGATTGTAA
- a CDS encoding UDP-glucose dehydrogenase family protein: protein MRVCVIGTGYVGLVTGACLAHIGHDVICIDNNEEKVKLMKSGQSPIFEPGLSEIMQSAIQAGKIQFSSDLAAGVAHGEILFIAVGTPPLPTGESDTRYVEAVARGIGANLNGGYKVIVNKSTVPIGSGDWVRMIVLDGIAERQKILVPAGGVSSDEILPDAVAQFDVVSNPEFLREGSAVYDTFNPDRIVLGGNSQKAIALMQELYAPIVERKYAADQSLPPVSVLATDLSSAEMIKYAANAFLATKISFINEVANICDRVGADVTQVAKGIGLDSRIGNKFLNAGIGWGGSCFPKDVAALIHTADDYGYEAQLMKAAVSVNERQRLIALEKLQQALKILKGKTVGLLGLTFKPDTDDMRDAPALNLIEQLNRLGAKVKAYDPIVSQTGMRHGLSGVLVETDAERLADGCDALVLVTEWEQFSNLDYAKMAKLMLHPVLIDGRNFLDPETMVRAGFQYVGVGR, encoded by the coding sequence ATGCGTGTTTGCGTAATAGGTACTGGTTACGTTGGTTTAGTTACAGGCGCTTGCTTGGCTCATATTGGTCATGATGTAATTTGCATAGACAATAACGAAGAAAAAGTTAAGCTAATGAAGTCTGGGCAGTCGCCTATTTTTGAGCCAGGACTGTCAGAAATTATGCAATCTGCTATTCAAGCAGGAAAAATTCAGTTCAGCAGTGATCTGGCCGCAGGAGTTGCCCACGGAGAAATTCTATTTATTGCTGTAGGAACACCACCATTACCAACTGGTGAAAGCGATACCCGTTATGTTGAAGCGGTGGCTCGTGGTATCGGTGCTAATCTTAACGGTGGTTATAAAGTAATTGTAAATAAATCTACAGTACCCATTGGTTCAGGTGACTGGGTGCGGATGATTGTTCTAGATGGTATTGCTGAACGTCAAAAAATACTTGTACCAGCAGGTGGAGTATCAAGTGATGAAATATTACCTGATGCCGTAGCTCAATTTGATGTAGTTAGTAATCCAGAATTTTTGCGTGAAGGTTCGGCAGTCTACGATACCTTTAACCCAGATCGGATTGTGCTAGGTGGCAATAGTCAAAAAGCGATCGCTTTAATGCAAGAACTGTATGCTCCGATTGTAGAACGTAAGTACGCCGCTGACCAATCTTTACCTCCTGTATCAGTATTAGCCACAGATTTGAGTTCGGCAGAAATGATTAAGTATGCCGCTAATGCCTTTTTGGCGACCAAGATTAGTTTTATTAACGAAGTTGCTAACATTTGCGATCGCGTTGGTGCTGATGTTACCCAAGTAGCAAAAGGTATTGGTCTGGATTCCCGCATTGGTAACAAGTTCTTAAACGCTGGTATTGGTTGGGGTGGTTCCTGCTTCCCCAAAGATGTGGCTGCACTGATTCACACAGCTGATGACTATGGCTATGAAGCCCAACTCATGAAAGCCGCCGTCAGTGTCAACGAGCGTCAGCGCTTAATAGCTCTAGAAAAACTCCAGCAAGCCTTGAAAATCCTTAAAGGCAAAACTGTAGGACTACTCGGACTGACATTCAAGCCAGATACTGATGACATGCGGGATGCGCCAGCCCTGAATTTGATTGAGCAGCTAAACCGATTAGGAGCCAAAGTCAAAGCTTATGACCCAATTGTTTCTCAAACAGGTATGCGTCATGGTCTTTCGGGTGTACTAGTAGAAACTGATGCCGAACGTCTAGCCGATGGCTGCGATGCTTTAGTACTTGTGACTGAATGGGAGCAGTTCAGCAATTTAGATTATGCAAAAATGGCAAAATTAATGCTCCACCCCGTGCTGATTGACGGTCGCAACTTCCTAGATCCTGAAACTATGGTCAGGGCTGGATTCCAGTATGTGGGTGTAGGAAGATAG
- the purM gene encoding phosphoribosylformylglycinamidine cyclo-ligase codes for MDYRDAGVDVEAGRAFVDQIRNLVHSTFRPEVIGGLGGFGGCFQLPGGFQEPVLVSGTDGVGTKLKIAQILNRHDSIGIDLVAMCVNDVLTSGAEPLFFLDYVATSKLEKEQLTQVVAGIASGCRLAGCALLGGETAEMPGFYQVGEYDLAGFCVGIVEKSQMLDGSQVQVGDVAIALASTGVHSNGFSLVRKIVNDGGFSWNESPELLGGETIGETFLQPTRIYVKPVLAARQAGLEIHGMAHITGGGLPENLPRCLGKNQAIAINPNSWTIPPVFQWLAEAGSVSSQAMYDTFNMGIGFVLLVPPHQTEQTITFFQSQNIPAVAIGEVITGSGELVGLRT; via the coding sequence ATGGATTATCGGGATGCTGGGGTTGATGTTGAGGCTGGTCGAGCCTTTGTAGATCAAATTCGTAATTTGGTTCACAGCACCTTTAGACCGGAAGTAATTGGGGGATTAGGTGGTTTTGGCGGATGTTTTCAATTACCGGGAGGTTTTCAAGAACCAGTATTGGTTTCCGGGACAGATGGCGTAGGTACAAAGCTGAAAATCGCTCAAATTCTCAACCGTCATGACAGTATTGGTATTGACTTAGTCGCCATGTGCGTTAACGACGTGCTGACATCAGGTGCAGAACCACTGTTTTTTTTAGATTATGTCGCAACTAGTAAGTTAGAAAAAGAGCAATTAACTCAGGTAGTGGCGGGTATAGCCTCTGGATGTAGGCTAGCAGGTTGTGCCTTATTAGGAGGAGAAACGGCAGAAATGCCTGGTTTTTACCAAGTGGGTGAGTATGACTTAGCTGGGTTTTGTGTAGGAATTGTAGAAAAAAGCCAAATGTTGGATGGTTCTCAAGTCCAAGTAGGAGATGTCGCGATCGCTCTTGCGAGTACTGGTGTACATAGTAATGGCTTTAGTTTAGTCAGAAAAATCGTTAATGATGGCGGTTTTTCTTGGAATGAAAGCCCAGAATTATTAGGTGGCGAAACTATAGGAGAAACTTTTCTCCAACCCACACGCATTTATGTCAAACCCGTTTTAGCAGCGCGTCAAGCTGGGTTAGAAATTCATGGCATGGCTCACATTACAGGTGGGGGATTACCAGAAAATTTACCTCGATGTTTGGGGAAAAATCAAGCGATCGCCATTAATCCCAATAGTTGGACTATTCCACCTGTGTTTCAGTGGCTAGCTGAAGCCGGATCGGTCAGTTCCCAGGCTATGTATGACACTTTTAACATGGGTATTGGATTTGTGCTGCTTGTACCACCCCATCAAACAGAACAGACTATTACTTTTTTTCAATCACAGAATATTCCTGCTGTGGCAATTGGCGAAGTAATTACAGGTTCTGGTGAATTAGTCGGATTAAGAACGTAG
- a CDS encoding 2OG-Fe(II) oxygenase, translated as MKRYQQQFNAFPSDYLNNLWGEIHACPYFAINNLNRDFVGTKGFSVVFTRSHLFKVEQQFPYFKPYLDLALQTNCNAFYLNPLLLKEGSRVDPHIDRSLRSYCKTVEPPAVVSVLYVRVPPDMEGGELVLRSHKRQLGQIKPQINTLLYFQGDLTHSVNAVKTSGNRLSLVCEQYSLSEAELQEIPEFTVESRVAQSPKKSRRYT; from the coding sequence GTGAAACGCTATCAACAACAATTCAACGCCTTCCCCAGCGATTACCTCAACAATTTGTGGGGAGAAATTCATGCTTGTCCTTACTTTGCTATCAACAACCTCAACCGCGATTTTGTGGGAACAAAAGGATTTTCGGTAGTATTTACACGATCGCACCTCTTTAAAGTAGAGCAACAATTCCCCTACTTCAAGCCGTACTTAGATTTAGCACTCCAGACTAACTGTAATGCTTTTTATCTCAATCCTTTACTACTCAAAGAAGGCTCCCGCGTTGATCCGCATATTGATCGCTCTTTGCGTTCATACTGTAAAACTGTTGAACCACCTGCGGTTGTCAGCGTTCTTTACGTGCGTGTACCTCCAGACATGGAAGGAGGAGAATTAGTACTGCGATCGCACAAACGTCAACTTGGGCAAATTAAGCCACAAATCAATACATTACTTTATTTTCAAGGTGATTTAACTCACTCTGTCAATGCAGTGAAAACATCAGGAAATCGTCTGAGTTTGGTTTGTGAACAGTATAGTTTAAGCGAGGCTGAACTCCAGGAAATACCAGAGTTTACAGTGGAGTCAAGAGTTGCTCAATCTCCCAAAAAATCAAGAAGGTATACTTAA